The DNA sequence AGCGTGGCAATCACAGGAGAAGTAGTTCTACATGGCTGTCAAGATCAAGCTCACCCGTCTCGGGAAGATCCGCAACCCCCAGTACCGCATCGCCGTCGCCGACGCGCGCACCCGCCGCGAGGGACGCAGCATCGAGGTCATCGGCCGTTACCACCCCAAGGAAGATCCGAGCCTGATCGAGATCGATTCCGAGCGTGCCCAGTACTGGCTCGGCGTCGGTGCCCAGCCCACCGAACCGGTCCTGCAGCTGCTCAAGATCACCGGTGACTGGCAGAAGTTCAAGGGCCTGCCCGGCGCCGAGGGCACGCTGAAGGTCAAGGAGCCCAAGCCCAGCAAGCTGGATCTGTTCAACGCTGCGCTGGCCGAGGCCGAGAGCGGTGCGACGACCGAGGCCACGACGCCGAAGAAGAAGAAGGCGCCGGCCAAGAGCGCCGAGCCGGCCGCCGCCGAGCAGCCCGCGGCCGAGCCCGCCGCTGCTGAGCCGGCCGAGGCCTCCGAGCAGACCGACTCCGCCACCGCTGAAAACTGAGCCCCCGATGAGCTCTGTTGTCGTCGACGCTGTCGAACACCTGGTCCGCGGGATCGTCGACAATCCCGACGATGTCCGCGTCGACATGGTGACCAGCCGCCGCGGCCGCACGGTCGAGGTCCACGTGCACCCCGATGACCTGGGTAAGGTCATCGGGCGTGGTGGACGTACCGCGACCGCACTGCGCACGCTGGTCGCCGGGATCGGCGGGCGCGGTATCCGCGTCGACGTGGTGGACACCGACCAGTAACCGCCGATGGACCTGGTGGTCGGGCGGGTCGTCAAGGCGCACGGCGTCACCGGCGAACTCGCCGTCGAGATCCGAACAGATGATCCGGACAACCGGTTCGTCCCGGGAGCCACGCTGCGCGGCCGCGCCCCCCGCGGGGGACCCGAGACCGAGTACGTGGTCGAGTCCGTCCGTGAGCACGGCGGCCGCCTGCTGCTGCGGCTGGACGGTGTCGGCGACCGTGACACCGCTGAGCGGTTGCGCGGCACGGTATTCCTGGTCGATTCGGCGGACCTGCCTGCCATCGATGAACCCGACGAGTTCTACGACCACCAGCTCGAGGGCATGACGGTGTCGACCTCCGGGGGACGTGTCGTCGGTACCGTCACCGAGGTCCTGCACACCGGGGCAGGGGAGTTGCTGGCCGTCCGCGCGGGTGACGGGCCCGAGATGCTGGTGCCCTTCGTCTCGGCCATCGTCGTGTCGGTGTCGCTGGCGGACAACGCCATCGAAATCGACCCGCCCGACGGTCTGCTCGATCTCTGAGCTGGAGGATCGCAGCAGTGCAAATCGATGTGGTGACGATCTTTCCCGAGTATCTGCAACCGCTGCGGCAGTCGTTGCCGGGCAAGGCGATCGAGGCGGGCATCGTCGAGTTGGGCGTGCACGATCTGCGCACCTGGACCCATGACGTGCACCGCTCGGTGGACGACTCGCCGTACGGTGGCGGGCCCGGAATGGTGATGCGAGCTCCGGTGTGGGGCGAGGCACTCGACGAGATCTGTTCGCCCGAAACGCTTCTCGTCGTTCCCACGCCGGCGGGTCGGCTGTTCAGCCAGTCCATGGCCCACCAGTGGGCGGGGGAAACCCATCTGGTGTTCGCCTGCGGCCGTTATGAGGGCATCGACCAGCGGGTGGTGGACGACGCCGCGGGCCGGATGCGGGTCGCCGAGGTCTCGCTGGGGGACTACGTCCTGCCCGGCGGCGAGTCGGCGGCGCTGGTCATGATCGAGGCGGTGGTACGCCTGCTTCCCGATGTGCTCGGCAATCCGGTTTCGCACCAGGACGATTCGCACTCCGCGTTGGTCGACGGCCTGCTGGAGGGACCCAGTTACACCAGGCCGGCGAGCTGGCGTGGGCTGGAGGTTCCACCGATCCTGCTCTCCGGTGACCACGCGCGCGTCGCCGAATGGCGGCGCGAACAGCGACTGCAGCGCACCCGGGAGCGTCGTCCCGACCTGCTCGACTGAATCAGGCCAGCCCCTGCGGGAACATCGTGCGCACCGCTTCGGTGATGGTCTCGCGGGCAGTGGTGGCGTCGGTGGCCTGCATCGAGCCGATCGCCATCACGAACCGGCGGTCGCGGCCGATCACGCCGGTGGACAGATGCAGCCAGTCGGATCCGATGCAGCACATCCAGCCTTGCTTGACCGCGACCGGTTCGCCGGGCAGACCTTCGGGAATTCCGAACCGCTGGGGATACACGCCGCCGGGAACCATGCCGTCGGGCGCCGTCGGCGTCGACGCGGCCAGATTGCCCAGGATGACGTCGGCCTGCTCGGCGGGCAGTCCACCGGTTCCGGCGAGCAACTTGTCGTAGTAGCGCACCAGGTCGGTGACGGTGCTGATGGTGTTGTACCAGCGTCCGTTGCTCGGCGCGCGCGTCTGTGCGAGGCCGTAGCGGGACACCACGCGGTCGATGATCGCCGTTCCGCCGCTGCGATTCCAGAACACCTCCGCGGCGCTGTCGTCGGACGACCGCAGCATCACGTCGAGGGACTGCCAGTCCTCGGGGCTCAGCGTCGTCGAACCCTGCGCGACCTGCAGCAGCAGATCATCGGCGATGAACAACTTGACGACGGAGGCGACGGCGATGGTCCTACCGTTGCCGTTGGTCACCAGTTGGCCGGTGTTGCGGTCGAGCACCGCCGCGGTGATGTCTGCGCCTTCGGCGGCGGCCTCGGCGGTGGCCTGTCGCTCGCGCTCAGCCAGACCGGTGAACGCGGAGGCCGGGGCGTCGGGCGGGGCCTCCGGAAGCGGTGCCATGCCGCCCAGCGGAGCCACCACCGTCATCTGTGGTCCCGACGGCGCCGGCGGAGTGCCGTGCACGGCGGCTTCGCACGCGGTCATGACCGTCACGGCGCCCAGCAGGGCCGCGGTGGTCCGCGCCAGCCGCCACGGCCGTTGCATCACTGGATCCTCCAAAGGCGTCCGTACCATCGCTCATGGGAATATCGCTGCCGCCCACTGTTCTGGCGCCCGAGGCACCAGGGTATCGCTCGGATACCCACTTTGCGCTGCGGCGACGACTGTGGTCATGGACACGCAATGGCCCGGTCACCGGTCACCGTGACGCCGGATTTCGGGGATCGGGGCTGCGTCTGGCACAATTGGGCAGTTGTCTGTGCACGGCCGGAGACGACGCAGCGCGATCTACGCGGTGATGTCGCTTCGCCGCAGGACCCGCCCCAGACGCCCGAACACCA is a window from the Mycolicibacterium poriferae genome containing:
- the rpsP gene encoding 30S ribosomal protein S16; its protein translation is MAVKIKLTRLGKIRNPQYRIAVADARTRREGRSIEVIGRYHPKEDPSLIEIDSERAQYWLGVGAQPTEPVLQLLKITGDWQKFKGLPGAEGTLKVKEPKPSKLDLFNAALAEAESGATTEATTPKKKKAPAKSAEPAAAEQPAAEPAAAEPAEASEQTDSATAEN
- the trmD gene encoding tRNA (guanosine(37)-N1)-methyltransferase TrmD, which gives rise to MQIDVVTIFPEYLQPLRQSLPGKAIEAGIVELGVHDLRTWTHDVHRSVDDSPYGGGPGMVMRAPVWGEALDEICSPETLLVVPTPAGRLFSQSMAHQWAGETHLVFACGRYEGIDQRVVDDAAGRMRVAEVSLGDYVLPGGESAALVMIEAVVRLLPDVLGNPVSHQDDSHSALVDGLLEGPSYTRPASWRGLEVPPILLSGDHARVAEWRREQRLQRTRERRPDLLD
- a CDS encoding RNA-binding protein, which produces MSSVVVDAVEHLVRGIVDNPDDVRVDMVTSRRGRTVEVHVHPDDLGKVIGRGGRTATALRTLVAGIGGRGIRVDVVDTDQ
- a CDS encoding serine hydrolase; translation: MQRPWRLARTTAALLGAVTVMTACEAAVHGTPPAPSGPQMTVVAPLGGMAPLPEAPPDAPASAFTGLAERERQATAEAAAEGADITAAVLDRNTGQLVTNGNGRTIAVASVVKLFIADDLLLQVAQGSTTLSPEDWQSLDVMLRSSDDSAAEVFWNRSGGTAIIDRVVSRYGLAQTRAPSNGRWYNTISTVTDLVRYYDKLLAGTGGLPAEQADVILGNLAASTPTAPDGMVPGGVYPQRFGIPEGLPGEPVAVKQGWMCCIGSDWLHLSTGVIGRDRRFVMAIGSMQATDATTARETITEAVRTMFPQGLA
- the rimM gene encoding ribosome maturation factor RimM (Essential for efficient processing of 16S rRNA), with protein sequence MDLVVGRVVKAHGVTGELAVEIRTDDPDNRFVPGATLRGRAPRGGPETEYVVESVREHGGRLLLRLDGVGDRDTAERLRGTVFLVDSADLPAIDEPDEFYDHQLEGMTVSTSGGRVVGTVTEVLHTGAGELLAVRAGDGPEMLVPFVSAIVVSVSLADNAIEIDPPDGLLDL